The Deinococcus radiopugnans ATCC 19172 nucleotide sequence CGCCCCGGCGGGCAGCCTCCTGCATGCATTCCAGAGGCAGGCCATCGGGGTGCTGCAGGTGAAGCTGGGTGATCAGCTCGCACAGCAGGGCGTAGCCCGTGCGGTCTTTGGCAAGCAACACCAGTGGGAAGACCTCGTGCGGTTCTTTCGATCTGGGCGGCGTGGGAAACGAGACGGGCAGCGTCACGCCAACGACCGCTTTGAGCTGTGCTTCGCCCGCCGCCTCGCACAGTTCCACTGCCCCGGCCACGCTGCACCAGTCGGTCAGGCCCACCGCGCTGTAGCCACGCTCTTTCGCCAGGCGGACCATTCTGCGTGGACTTACTGTGCTGCGGCCTTCCGAGAAGTAGCTCTGACACGTCAGCAGCGCGGGCAAGAGGCGGTTCATCCTCAGTCCTGAACCCGCGCCAGCCACCAACGATCTGGGCCCGCTTCATGATGGATCTCGGCCACCAATTCACCTGCTTGCACCAGATAGCAGTCCCTGGGCACTTCTCCCAACCACCAGCGCCCGCCGTAGCGCCACTGGTCCAGCACACCTTGAATCGCGTAAGCCTGCCCCGCCCAGACCAACCGCCCCGGCGTGCCCGCAGGCGTCAGACTGACCGTGACCGGCTGCTGCACCGCTTTCATGGACTGACACCCTCGAAGAAGGCCAGCGTGCGCTCCACCGCCTTCTGGTGGGCCTGGGTCCGGGTGAGCGCAGGTTTCCAGTGCTGCCGGGGCGTCATGGCGCAGGGCCGCACCATGCCCGTCAGCCAGTCCACCCATTGATAGCGGGCGTCGGTGACGTAAGCGTAGGGATCCAGCCACTGCACCTTGACGAGTGCCTCGGGAAAGCGGTCCAGGACGTCTTTCGTGACTTCCAGCTCGGCCAGGGAGGCCCATAGCCCCACCATCCGGCCCGGTTGCCGAGTGCCGGAAAGCTGAATGGTCAGCGCCTCCACGCCCAACGGCAGTGCGCCCGTATCGCTCAAGGCGAGGCCTGCAATTCGCACCAGACCCGCTGGATCTGGACTGCCTTTGAGTTTGCGGGTGGCGGTCAGTTGTCCGCCCAGCGTGTCGGCCTGGACGGTCAGGTAAGCGGCGGCGCGGCCCCGCAACTCGGCCAGGATTGGGGGGAGCAGTTCGCCCAGCACCACCTCGGCTTCGGCAGGTTCGTTCAGTGGCGCATCCAGGTCCATGCGCGCCCCGATCACTCGTCCGGGTATGTACTTCTGAATCATCTTCGTGCGCTCGCCTTTCAAGAAGCGGTTGACCCGCTTGCCCACATCCACACCCAGAAAGGCCTCGCGCTGCGCCGCGCTCCACTTCATCAGGTCCGCGAGGCCGCACACCCCCAGGAAGGCCAGGCCCTCGATGTGCACCGGGGTCAGGCCGATCACTTCCAGATGGGCAGTGGTGGTCAACGCGAGGAAAGCTTTTTCGGCGCTGCCCACCTCCCGAACCTCGCCTGGCCGGGCACGCAAAGCCGCCAGGTGAGCGACTTCCAGACTGTCGGCCAGCCCCACCGGGGCGTTCAATGCGGCGGCCAGTTCCCTGGCCGCTGGGGCGCTAATTTTCACGAAGACGGTTCCCGGGACTTGTCCCTCTACCCGGTCTGAATATCTGCCGTACAGCGTTTCAAGCAGTTCGGCCCAGGCTGCGACTGCTGATGGCGCAGTGATGACCTCAGCGTGAAGGTCCGGGCAGCGGCTCAGCGCAGCAACATCGCGCATCCCCGGTTGTACGCCTGCTGCTCCAGCCTCCGGGCAGGCGTACAGCACACGTCTGGACTCGCTCAGCACCGCGACGGGCACGCCAGGATGCTGGCGGCCCAGCAGAATCAGCGGCCAGGGTGAGAGCGTCACGCAGGCCAGGGGCATCGTCCTAGACCCAGCGGGCGCTGACCCGCGGCACGCCCACCCCCACCCGGCCCACCATCTTGCCCTGGACCTGCACCTGCTCGGCCGGGAACGTCATGCGGGGAATGTCCGGGTTCTCCGACATCAGCACGATCTGATCATGGAAGTGGTACAGCCGCTTTAAGGTGGCCGTCCCTTCGCCGGGCACCAGCACGACGGCCACCTCGCCGTCGTGAACCTCCGTGGTGGGCCGCACGATCACGTAGTCGCCGTCAAGGACGCCGACGCCTGTCATGCTCTCCCCGCGCACCCGCAACAGGAAATCGCCGCTGCGCATGTCCAGCAGCCTTTCCAGGCTGGGGGTGTAGTCGTCGGGGGACTGGTCCGCCAGGGCTGGAGGTCCCGCCGCAATCGAACCGTAGATGGGCAGGCCGTGGCCCAGGGCCACCCTGGCGCGGTCTGTGGGGATCAGCGGAGCGTAGCGCTCCGCACTCGGTTCCAGGTAGCCCAGACCTCTCAAGATGCCCGCCTGAAAACTGACTGCCTGCTTGGTCACACCCACCTGCGCGGCAACCGCGCTCAAGGTGGCGTTCACCCCGAGCTGGAGGACGGCGTTCAGGATGGCGGTGCGGGTGCGGGTCAGGTCTGGGGGCATGGGGGTTTACCTCGGATCTTGCTGGGGATCAAATGGATGGTGACAGCTTGCACCATTTCCTTGTCTCGTGTCAAGATATCTCCGAGGTGACTCAAGGCATGACCCACACCCAGCATCGCGATTCAGAAGCCCCGGGCTATACGCGCCAGATCGAGATTCGACTGGTCTTTCCGGAGAAGATTCGTTACGAGAAGGGCAGACCCGTGAAAGAGCCGGGGCCGGACCCGCAGCGGGTGATCGCGGCGCTGCGTCCAGAAGTGGAGCGGGGCGTGCAGGACCGATACGGCGAGGAGACCGAAGTCATCTTCCGGGTGGCGCAGGCCCCCAGCATCCGGGTGACGGGACAATTTGGGGAAAAGGCGGGCGTGACGGGCGCATTTGTTCAGGAGATCCTCGACGGCGTCTTTGAGAATCTGGTGGTGGAGTAGCCGCTCGGGTCTGTGTCTCCTCGCGTTTCGGTAACGTCCACTGATCCATTGGGTTCCTGTCATTTTGGCACTGTGCCAGGCCCTCTGACAGGGTGGGTTAAGATGCCCGGTATGCCCCCAGAGTTAAAGCCGGCCGCCGTGGGCTTGAGGGTTCAACCTACGAGTCTCCACAGTCCGTGCTGTGAGGTCTGGGATTTCTGGACCTCAGCATCATGACCGTCTATGGGATCATCGGCGTCGGTGCCATCTCGGCGGCCATCGTGCGGGGACTCTGCCGGACGGACCAGTCGGCCTCGCCCCCTGCCGTGCTGCTCTCCCCCCGCAACGCCCAGCTTGCCGCTGAACTGGCCCAACAGTTCCCCACTGTTCGGGTGGCTGAGAGCAACCAGCACGTCGTCGACGGCGCGTCCGTGCTGTTGCTCTGCCTGCGCCCACAGGAGGCCCAGGCGGCCCTCAGCGCCCTGACCTTCCGTCCAGAGCTGACCGTCATCAGTGTAATGGCCGGGTTCACGGTCCGTGGCCTTGCTGACCTGATGACGCCAGTCACTGACCTCGCCCGGAGCATTCCACTGCCTGCCGTGGAGCTTGGAGAAGGCGTGACGCCACTGTTCCCATCTTCTCCTGCGGCCGTCACCCTGTTCGGTCGCTTGGGCACCGTCATTGAGGTTCCCGACGAGCGAACCTTTGAGGCCCTGTCCGCGTCTACAGCGACCGTGGCTGCCATGTTGAAGTACATGGCAACCATCTCGGCATGGCTGGCCACAAAAGGCGTGTCTGCGCCCCTGGCCTCGCGTTACGTGGCGGCAGTCTTCGCAGGGGTGCTGACTCCCCTCCAGACAGCGGCGGCGGTGGACTTTGGGGCGCTTTCCCACGAACACCAGACGCCAGGCGGTTTAAACGAACAGTTCCTTGGCGTGCTGGAGCAGGCTGGGATGTTCAGGGAGGTGGAGGGCGGGCTGAACCAGGTTCTGCAACGGCTTACCCCCCACCAGAACTAGGCCGGGTAGCGCAAGCGCCCCGTTCGTTTCCTGTTTCCGCTTCAACCCAGACACCTGGAGAGGTGACGACAAGAGGAAGCAAAGCCCCACCGCTCAGCCGTCAGGCGCTCATGGCGGACTCCACCGCGCAGCTTCGTCAGGTGGGCTGGACCGTGATCACTCGGACACGCGGGTCTCCCAGGGCAGCCGCTCAGGCGCAGGCCGTCTGATACGGATTCCGATTGAATCGTTTGCAAAAACGATGAAATCCGAGCGGACGCGAGGAGGAAAAAAGACGGGTTCCCCGTATGGATGAACCCAGCGGTGCTTTCCCGATGGGTTAAGGAATTAAGCGGAATCCGTATGATACGGATTCCGATTAATTGGTTATGCGAGGCCACCAATGGAAGAGGGTGAGGGTACTCACCCGTTCCCTCTAACCCTCCAGCCACCGACACTGGGCCGCGAGCCGCTCGGTTAGGGCATCCAGAGCGGGGAAATGGCAGTTTCTCAGGGGCATATCGGTGAGCGCCCATAAGCGTTCGGCCGGTTGCAACTCTGGGGAGTACGGGGGCAGGAAAACCGGATGGAGGCCTTCAGGACAAGTCAGCTGCGGGCCACAGTGCCACCCCGCCCCGTCCAGAACCAGTACGATCTCCCGGCGCTGCCCCGCGCCGGTATCACGGGCAAAGCGGTCGAGCACCGCCTGAAAAGCGAGCGTGTCCACGCTCGGCACCAACCAATATTGGCTTTCGCCCGTCTGCGGACAGACAAAAGCGTACACGTACAGCCAGGCGTAGCGGTGTTCCACCGCTACCGTTGGTGCTTTGCCTCGCTCAGCCCACATCTTGCCGACAATGGGCTTCAGTCCCAGACGATGTTCGTCCATGCACCAGACTTCTACCGCTCGTCCAGTTCCTTCAGCACGCGTGTGAGTTGCTCGGACTGCTTCTGGGAGGACTTTTTTTTGAACTCTTCCTGGGCGATGGGATCGGCCTCGACATGTCGAGGCCGGGGAATCTGACGGCTGTACCCCACCGCGTCCAGAAACTCGTAACAGCGGCTCAGATGTACGTCCTGACCCAGCTCCTGTTTCACCCAGGCCTGAATGCGCGGACCATTCCAGACACCGCCGAGGGCGGTGTCTAGAATGGTCCGCGCCAGCAACAACAACTGGGCGTCGCTCAGCAAGGTGGGCGCACCGCGGTTGTGATGCCGCTGATCGTTCAGACTCGCAAGCCCACCTGCGTGGTACGCGTCGATGATCTTGTCCGCCCCCTGGTAGGAGTAACGGGTGAGCGTGAGTGCCTCCTGGTTGCTTTTCCCCTCAGCCAGGAAAGCCAGAAGCTGACTCCGGCGGCGTTCGAGGGCGCAGGTACTGCGCCAGTAGATGCTCCAGAAGTCTTGAGCAGTGTGTTGAAAAGTGACTTTTCTGATGCCTCGGGTATACCTGTTTAAACGGAATCCGTATAACTCATCTGATCTCGCCTCCAGTCCTACTCCCGGTGACTTTGGAGTCATGACCATCCTGCAGCCCCGTCTGAACGCCCTTGTTCAAGCGGCGTGTGACGCCACCAGCAGTACGCTGGTGATTCTCCGGAACGGCGAATCATTGGTGAACGAGATCCTGGATGGTCAGGGAGACCGCCCCATCAAGCCCAGGAGCGTGACCGAGGGCGTCCTCAGCCTGCTCGTCGAGCATCAGGTGATAGTCACGAAAGTGCGGTCCCGACAGGTGCCAGCGGTCATTCTTGGGCGTGAAGTGTCACCTCACGGCATCGGCGGCCAGCGCGTTGAGCGCCGCCATGGTCTGAGAAACGCCCTCGGCGGTCAGACCGATAGGCGTGGAGAGGGGCCGTAAGAATGAAACGACTGGTCTGGTGGCTGCGGACATAGGCACCCTTCAGTGGCGGCACGGGGCGGCAGTCACCAAAAAGGCTCAGGTGGTTGTTACTGTGGTTTGCGCAGCGGGCGCTTTGGGCTGGACTACCTGGTGTGTCCAGGCGGCCAGCGCCACCATCAGGCCGTGGACAAAAGATCGGGTGGCGTCATCGACCAGTCTGCCCTCAGCATCGAACTTGCCAGTGGCGTTGGCAACGAGCACTTCGGGCTGAGGCATCACCACGGCACTCGGAAACACCAGCACCTGCCGGAGTTGCGCCTGTGCGCGGGCCGTTCCCCACATGGACGGCGTGGCCCCCATGATCGCCACTGGCAGCCCCTTCAGCGGCTGGTGCTGAGGCGGGCGTGACGCCCAGTCCAGCGCGTTTTTGAGTACCCCGGGAATGCCGTGGTTGTATTCGGGTGTGGCAATGAGCATGGCGTCGGCGGCCCACAGCGCGTCCCGGAACGCTTGGACCGCATGCGGGGCAGCGTCTGTGTCGAGGTCTTGGTCATACAGCGGGAGCGGAGCAAGGTCAAAGACGTCCAGCGTCACACCATCGGGGCATAGCTTCTGCGCGGCGGCCAGCAGGGCGCGGTTGTACGAGGCACGGCGCAGGCTGCCCGCGACGCCGAGAACCTTAAGAGGGGTAGGCTGGGTCATCTGCGTTCTCCTTGAATGTGGAGCTCAAACTGAGTGGAGAGAGGCGGTTCCATGTTCGAACTGACTGCTCGCTGACGTTGACCTGTCCTGTACTGCCACGCTACCCGCAGCAGTCTTGTCGCCAGGGCGAGATCGGCGGGGGAATCGAGGGTCAGGACGATCCACGGCGCGGCCGGATTGTCGTGGTGCGGGCGAACCAGTCCTCGCTGGATCAAGGCGTCCCGCACCGCTGGTGAGCAGGCGAGGCCCACCACACTGCTCCGGTAAAGTTGCCCGATCAGGACGCCCCAGTGGAAAACGCCCTCCTCGCCGTAGGCGTAGGGTCTGATCTGGACGTGCTTCAAGTCAGTGGCCACACAGCGCAAACCCTCCAACGCCGTGTCGCACGGCCCGCTGTGGTCTGGGATCGTCATGGCCGTCATCGCGCGCTCAGGACAATGCGGGCCGCGCCGCCGTGGACGCGCCGGGCCAGTACGGCAACGGATCGCTGGCAGGAAAGGTCTCCTCCAGTGCCTCGTCCAGATCCGCCTCACGCAGTTCGGTGCCGGGTTCAGTCGCGGGCAGGTCAGCGCTGTTGCCCCGGTTATCCCCCGGCAGCAGATCGGGAAAAGACAGCTCCAGGCGACCACCAACCGCATGCTGCTGGGCTTCCTCCACGGCGCGCAGGAGCCGGGAAGCCACCTGGACGAACGCACCGGGTGTCAGTGGGATCAGGGCCACGAGTGCAACTGCGGCGCCGGTTCCCTGTGCCGCAGGGCGTAGAGTCGCGAAAGCGATGGGCGAGCGGTGCGTTTCTTCCAGCACAAACAGTTTCGCGCCGGGTTCGCACAGCGCCGAAAGCTGCTGGGCCGCGTCACCGATGACATCCAGGCTCAGGAACGCCTCGGCCTGGATATGGGCAACGAGGTGCAGATCCTCCGACAGCCCGGTTCGCAGCCTCCATGTTTCCGGAGAGGGGAGACAGCGGCCCCTCATGGCCGCCAACTCACGGCGTGGCAGGGACGGGCAGGCAGAGCTGGCGAAATGTTCATCTTGACCTCCAGAAAGGTGGCCCATACAACGGGCCAGTGGTCACGCTCCTGACCCCAAGTGGTCAGCGCTGCACAGAGATTTACACTGGCCCCGTGTCCTGGCCGTGTCCGACTGCCGGGCCAGTGGAGGGAGAGTTTGCTCAAGCTCCGATCAGGGCTGAGTTTCCAGCGCGTATGCCGTCGCCTGCTCCAGCGTCATGGCGCGGCCCTCGTTCCAGGCGTCGGCGAACTCGCGCTCGTGCAGGGCACAGCGGATGGGGGCCAGTTCGTGCGTCAACCTGTCCCATTCCTCGGAGGTCAAGTTCGTGTTCAGCGCCTCACGCTGGGCTTCACCCGCACCCAGCAGAACAGCGGCGCGGCGCGGATCACCCAGTTCAGACGTGGTCAGTCCCAGCCCCTCAAGCGCCTCCGGAACGTGGTTGTAGAACCCACGGCTGGTCAATCCCTGTAAGGTCTGTCGGAAGTACATCGCCGCCGCTTCAGGGCGTCCAAGCCGCCGATTGAGCTGACCGAGATTGTTGAGGACAGAATCGAAGTCCCCCCCCACCTCACGCTTGACCTGTAGGGCCTCCTCAAAAGTCTTCAGTGCGGCCTGCAGATCCCCCCGAGCCATCTGAACCGTACCGAGATTGTTCAGGCTGGCCGCGACACCTACCTGGACGCCAGCGGCATGGAAGTCGCGCAGCGCCCGCTCATAGTGAAGGGAGGACGCGTCCAACTCGCCCAGGGAGTGATGCACCGAACCCAGCAGCAAGACGGTGAGAGGAGACGTTCCCGCACGGGATTCGGTGAGTGACAAGGACATCTGGAGTTGCGCCCTGGCCACAGCGTAGTCATGCATGTGCATGGCCATTTCGCCGTCGCAGAGGAGCGTGGCCTCCAGGGTCCGCTGAGTCACCACCTGATGCGCCATTCCCAGTGCGAACCATGTCCGTGCCTCCCGCGTCCGCCCCGTCCTCGCCCAGAAATTACGCAGGGCCAGGCTGCACCTGAGCGCCATTTCTGCCTGTCCACGCTCCAGCCACACGTCCAGCGCCGCACGGACATTTTCGATGTCCTGATCCATACGCTCCAGCCAGCGCTTTTCCTCCTGGTTGTGCCTGATGGCCTCGGCGAAGCTCTGGCACAGGTTCAAAAAGTACGCCCCATGCACGTCCAGCACCTGCTGTTCGTCCTGAGCCTGCCCCGCCAGCCGCTCACGGGCAAACTGCTGGAGCAGGGCGTGAATGTCGAAGCGGCCGTGCTCGACCACCCGGATCAACGATTTGTCGACCAGGGCTGCCAGCAGCGGCAGGCTGGCTCCAGCCACCGCGCCCGCGGCCTCGCGGGTAAAGCCGCCGCGAAACACCGACAACCGGGCGAAAACCTGCGCCTCGGCGGAGGTCAGTCGCGCCCAGGTCTGCTCGAACACGGCCCGCACGCTGTGGTGCCGGGCAGGGAAATCACCCCCTGCCGCTTCCAGAAAGTTCAGACTGCGCCCGATCTCCTCAGCGATTTCGGCGGGTGACATCAGTTTCACCCAGGCGGCAGCCAA carries:
- a CDS encoding Y-family DNA polymerase, producing the protein MTLSPWPLILLGRQHPGVPVAVLSESRRVLYACPEAGAAGVQPGMRDVAALSRCPDLHAEVITAPSAVAAWAELLETLYGRYSDRVEGQVPGTVFVKISAPAARELAAALNAPVGLADSLEVAHLAALRARPGEVREVGSAEKAFLALTTTAHLEVIGLTPVHIEGLAFLGVCGLADLMKWSAAQREAFLGVDVGKRVNRFLKGERTKMIQKYIPGRVIGARMDLDAPLNEPAEAEVVLGELLPPILAELRGRAAAYLTVQADTLGGQLTATRKLKGSPDPAGLVRIAGLALSDTGALPLGVEALTIQLSGTRQPGRMVGLWASLAELEVTKDVLDRFPEALVKVQWLDPYAYVTDARYQWVDWLTGMVRPCAMTPRQHWKPALTRTQAHQKAVERTLAFFEGVSP
- a CDS encoding DUF6504 family protein, with the protein product MKAVQQPVTVSLTPAGTPGRLVWAGQAYAIQGVLDQWRYGGRWWLGEVPRDCYLVQAGELVAEIHHEAGPDRWWLARVQD
- a CDS encoding NADPH-dependent FMN reductase → MTQPTPLKVLGVAGSLRRASYNRALLAAAQKLCPDGVTLDVFDLAPLPLYDQDLDTDAAPHAVQAFRDALWAADAMLIATPEYNHGIPGVLKNALDWASRPPQHQPLKGLPVAIMGATPSMWGTARAQAQLRQVLVFPSAVVMPQPEVLVANATGKFDAEGRLVDDATRSFVHGLMVALAAWTHQVVQPKAPAAQTTVTTT
- a CDS encoding IS630 family transposase; amino-acid sequence: MDEHRLGLKPIVGKMWAERGKAPTVAVEHRYAWLYVYAFVCPQTGESQYWLVPSVDTLAFQAVLDRFARDTGAGQRREIVLVLDGAGWHCGPQLTCPEGLHPVFLPPYSPELQPAERLWALTDMPLRNCHFPALDALTERLAAQCRWLEG
- a CDS encoding luciferase family protein, producing MTAMTIPDHSGPCDTALEGLRCVATDLKHVQIRPYAYGEEGVFHWGVLIGQLYRSSVVGLACSPAVRDALIQRGLVRPHHDNPAAPWIVLTLDSPADLALATRLLRVAWQYRTGQRQRAVSSNMEPPLSTQFELHIQGERR
- a CDS encoding ATP-binding protein yields the protein MYLRTLGGLALQGTAYSRPKSLVLLAYLGLEGERARHFLSEVFFGRAADPLGSLRTTVRRLRQEAPGALETDGDRLRASVICDASHMLSHLDAGELEASVELYTGPFLAGVHLPDAGVQLEDWIFATREFLAAQVRGALLTLAERAAARGDFAAGATLAERACWLPGAADPEPEQFTRLLTVLMAGQSPLFGRLRQQARDYEIGLTLTPDEARQALFKWQPQAARLRPGLPLRGTSFVGREEERAELLRSLARPEVRLLTLVGPGGIGKTRLALEVAQAAQQQGEAVFISLEAAVSLGPLPGAIADALGLTLPAEQPPFKALLSALGTRPILLVLDSAEHLLVGAPYLTTLLLACPGVRLLVTSRERLGLEDEWALTLGGLGLPAAGASFEAAIEAEAIHLFAQRAKRARLSFDLTTDDLPPVSRIGELVGGSPLGLELAAAWVKLMSPAEIAEEIGRSLNFLEAAGGDFPARHHSVRAVFEQTWARLTSAEAQVFARLSVFRGGFTREAAGAVAGASLPLLAALVDKSLIRVVEHGRFDIHALLQQFARERLAGQAQDEQQVLDVHGAYFLNLCQSFAEAIRHNQEEKRWLERMDQDIENVRAALDVWLERGQAEMALRCSLALRNFWARTGRTREARTWFALGMAHQVVTQRTLEATLLCDGEMAMHMHDYAVARAQLQMSLSLTESRAGTSPLTVLLLGSVHHSLGELDASSLHYERALRDFHAAGVQVGVAASLNNLGTVQMARGDLQAALKTFEEALQVKREVGGDFDSVLNNLGQLNRRLGRPEAAAMYFRQTLQGLTSRGFYNHVPEALEGLGLTTSELGDPRRAAVLLGAGEAQREALNTNLTSEEWDRLTHELAPIRCALHEREFADAWNEGRAMTLEQATAYALETQP
- a CDS encoding winged helix-turn-helix domain-containing protein, yielding MTPKSPGVGLEARSDELYGFRLNRYTRGIRKVTFQHTAQDFWSIYWRSTCALERRRSQLLAFLAEGKSNQEALTLTRYSYQGADKIIDAYHAGGLASLNDQRHHNRGAPTLLSDAQLLLLARTILDTALGGVWNGPRIQAWVKQELGQDVHLSRCYEFLDAVGYSRQIPRPRHVEADPIAQEEFKKKSSQKQSEQLTRVLKELDER
- a CDS encoding NAD(P)-binding domain-containing protein; translated protein: MTVYGIIGVGAISAAIVRGLCRTDQSASPPAVLLSPRNAQLAAELAQQFPTVRVAESNQHVVDGASVLLLCLRPQEAQAALSALTFRPELTVISVMAGFTVRGLADLMTPVTDLARSIPLPAVELGEGVTPLFPSSPAAVTLFGRLGTVIEVPDERTFEALSASTATVAAMLKYMATISAWLATKGVSAPLASRYVAAVFAGVLTPLQTAAAVDFGALSHEHQTPGGLNEQFLGVLEQAGMFREVEGGLNQVLQRLTPHQN
- a CDS encoding LexA family protein, translated to MPPDLTRTRTAILNAVLQLGVNATLSAVAAQVGVTKQAVSFQAGILRGLGYLEPSAERYAPLIPTDRARVALGHGLPIYGSIAAGPPALADQSPDDYTPSLERLLDMRSGDFLLRVRGESMTGVGVLDGDYVIVRPTTEVHDGEVAVVLVPGEGTATLKRLYHFHDQIVLMSENPDIPRMTFPAEQVQVQGKMVGRVGVGVPRVSARWV